Proteins from a single region of Felis catus isolate Fca126 chromosome B4, F.catus_Fca126_mat1.0, whole genome shotgun sequence:
- the LOC101088501 gene encoding olfactory receptor 6C4: protein MKNRTFTDFILLGFTNQPEVQIVIFIFLLFTYMLSVLGNLTIIILTRVHPHLQTPMYFFLRNFSFLEISFTSIFIPRFLTSVTTGNKVISFAGCLIQYFFAIFLGATEFYLLASMSYDRYVAICKPLHYLTIMSNRVCIQLVFCSWLGGFLAILPPIILMSQVDFCASNVLNHYYCDYGPLLELACSDTSLLELMVIFLAVVTLVVTLVLVTCSYTYIIRTILRIPSAQQRTKAFSTCSSHMIVISLSYGSCMFMYINPSAKEEGAFNKGIAVLITSITPLLNPFIYTLRNQQVKQAFKDTVKKIVKL, encoded by the coding sequence ATGAAAAATAGGACGTTTACTGATTTCATTCTGTTGGGCTTCACAAATCAACCTGAGGTCCAAATTGTGATATTCATCTTTCTGCTCTTCACCTACATGTTAAGTGTCCTAGGAAATCTGACTATCATCATTCTCACTCGGGTACACCCTCACCTCCAGAcccccatgtatttcttcctccGGAATTTCTCCTTCTTAGAAATTTCCTTCACATCCATTTTTATTCCCAGATTTCTGACCAGTGTGACAACAGGAAATAAAGTCATCAGTTTTGCTGGATGCttgattcaatatttttttgcTATATTCCTTGGGGCAACAGAGTTTTACCTCTTGGCTTCTATGTCCTATGACCGCTATGTTGCCATCTGCAAACCCCTGCATTACCTGACCATCATGAGCAACAGAGTCTGCATACAACTCGTGTTCTGCTCCTGGCTAGGAGGATTCCTAGCTATCTTACCCCCAATCATCCTGATGAGCCAGGTGGATTTCTGTGCCTCCAATGTTCTGAATCACTATTACTGTGACTATGGGCCCCTTCTGGAGCTTGCCTGCTCAGACACAAGCCTCCTAGAACTGATGGTCATCTTCTTGGCAGTTGTGACTCTGGTGGTTACCCTGGTGCTGGTGACATGTTCTTATACATACATTATCAGGACCATTTTGAGGATcccttctgcccagcaaaggacaAAGGCTTTTTCCACTTGTTCTTCCCACATGATTGTCATCTCCCTCTCTTATGGCAGCTGCATGTTTATGTACATCAATCCATCAGCAAAAGAAGAAGGCGCTTTCAACAAAGGAATAGCTGTGCTCATTACCTCAATTACTCCCTTATTAAACCCCTTCATTTACACTCTAAGAAATCAGCAAGTGAAGCAAGCATTCAAGGACACCGTCAAAAAGATTGTAAAgctttaa